Within the Achromobacter spanius genome, the region TGGCCGCCATGCGCATTGCTTCGCAGACCGGAGGCAACCTGGCCGAGGCGCTGGAGAGCATTGCACAGACCTTGCGTGCGCGCTTGCAGTTACAGGCGAAGCTGCAGGCGCTGACATCCCAAGGGCGTCTGCAAGCATGGATAGTTGGGGCGTTGCCCTTGGCTTTGCTTGCCGTGTTGAACCAGCTTGAACCTGAAATCATGAGCTTGCTGTGGCACACGCCCATGGGGTGGAGCGTGCTGGCGATTGTGGCGGTACTGGAGACGGCGGGTGTGTTGCTGATCCGGCGCATTATCCGGATCGAGCTCTGATAGAAGAGGCAATAAGGAAGGGGCCATGGGGAGGAAGCTATGTTGTTGATACTGAGCATGGGGATGGCGGCATTGGCTGTTGGCTGCCTGACCTGGTTTGCGCTGCGTCCATTGCTGGGCGGCAAACAGGCGCTGACGGCCGGCTTGCCGTGGTGGTGGCAAGCGGCCTGGCCTTGGGTGTCGGCCGTGGCGCCGATAGCGGGGCCGCTATGTTCGTGGCGTCTGCGCACACGATTGGCTCGCGCGATCGAATGGGCGGGCTTGCCGGCAAGCGTGGGCTACGCGCACGTGGCGGCATTGAGCGCCAGCGCGGCGTTGCTGGTTGGTGGGGTGGCGGCAGGCGCGATGGCGGCCTACGGCATGTCACCCTTGGGCTGGACGCCTTGGGCGTTGGCGGCGGGCTTCATGGCCGGTCTGGCCCCCCGCGCCTGGCTGCGAAGCCTGAGCGCAACACGCCGGCGCAGCATTGAGCGCGACCTTCCCTTTGTGTTCGACATGATGACGCTATGCGTGGAAGCGGGTTTGAGCGTGCAGGGAGCGCTGCAACTGGCGGCGCAAAGCGGTCCGCAAGGCGTGCTGCGCAATGCGCTAGCGGAGGCCTTGGCCGAGATGCGGGCAGGGGTTACGCGGACCACGGCGATCAAGGCGCTGGCCGAGCGCAGCAACAGCCCGCTTGCGC harbors:
- a CDS encoding type II secretion system F family protein, which gives rise to MLLILSMGMAALAVGCLTWFALRPLLGGKQALTAGLPWWWQAAWPWVSAVAPIAGPLCSWRLRTRLARAIEWAGLPASVGYAHVAALSASAALLVGGVAAGAMAAYGMSPLGWTPWALAAGFMAGLAPRAWLRSLSATRRRSIERDLPFVFDMMTLCVEAGLSVQGALQLAAQSGPQGVLRNALAEALAEMRAGVTRTTAIKALAERSNSPLARTWAAALAQAEALGISLGPVLRAQAAQCRSDRHLRAEQLAMQAPVKMLLPLIACIFPCTFIVLAFPIAVQMLHSVQ